The sequence GCCGCAGGCACCGCAGCCCGCGCCCGCGGTCTGGAACCAGCCGAACCAGCCCGGCCAGCCCCCGCAGCCGCAGCCGCAATCGCAGCCGCACCACCCCGGCATGCCCGTCCCGCCCGCCCAGCCGGGCCCCCGGGGCGTGCCCCAGCCGAACCAAGCCGGTGGTTACGGCTTCCCGCCGCCCCCGGCACCCCACCAGCCCCAGCCCCCGGTCGCGGCGCCGAACGCCCCCGCTCCCTCCCCCGACAGCGGTTACGGCTTCCCCCACCCCCAGCCCGACAACCCCCCGCAGCAGGGCGGTTACGGCTTCCCGCAGCAAGGCCGGCAACCGCAGCCGCAGCCGCAGGCACAGCCCGACGCCCCCCAGCCCCCCGTCGACCCCCGCGCCGGGGCCGCCTGGCCGCAGGCGATCCAGCACGATCAGCGGCAGCCCACCAACCCCGGTGCCGCGCCGCTGGGTTACACCGCGGCCGTGGAGCTGTCCTCGGACCGGCTGCTGAACAACCGCCGGCAGAAGGCGAAGAGCGGGCGGCCCACCGCGGCCGGGTCCCGGTTCAAGCTGGGCGGCAAGAGGGAAGAGGCCGAGCGGCAGCGGAAGTTGGAGCTGATCCGTACGCCGGTGCTGTCCTGCTACCGGATCGCGGTCATCAGCCTCAAGGGCGGCGTGGGCAAGACCACCACGACCACCGCGCTGGGCTCCACCCTCGCCACCGAGCGGCAGGACAAGATCCTCGCCATCGACGCCAATCCGGACGCCGGCACCCTCGGCCGACGGGTGCGCCGGGAGACCGGGGCCACCATCCGCGACCTGGTCCAGGCGATCCCGTACCTGAACTCGTACATGGACATCCGCCGGTTCACCTCGCAGGCGCCCTCCGGTCTGGAGATCATCGCCAACGACGTGGACCCGGCCGTCTCGACCACGTTCAACGACGAGGACTACCGGCGCGCGATCGATGTGCTCGGCCGCCAGTACCCGATCATCCTCACCGACTCCGGCACCGGTCTGCTGTACAGCGCCATGCGCGGGGTGCTCGACCTCGCCGACCAGCTGATCATCATCTCCACGCCGTCGGTGGACGGTGCCTCCAGCGCCAGTACGACGCTGGACTGGCTGGCCGCGCACGGGTACTCCGACCTGGTGTCCCGCTCGCTGACCGTGATCTCCGGGGTCCGCGAGACCGGCAAGATGATCAAGGTCGAGGACATCGTGTCGCACTTCGAGACCCGTACCCGCGGGGTCGTGGTGGTGCCCTTCGACGAGCATCTGGCCGCCGGTGCCGAGGTGGACCTCGACATGATGCGGCCGCGGACCCGGGAGGCGTACTTCAACCTGGCCGCGATGATCGCCGAGGACTTCGTGCGCCACCAGCAGGCGCACGGGCTGTGGACCAGCGACGGCAACCCGCCGCCGGTGGCCGCCCCGCCGATGCCGGGCCAGCAGCAGATGCCGGGCCAGGGCCAGCCCTATCCCCAGACCCCGGGCCAGCCCTATCCGCAGGCCCCGGGCCAGCAGTACCCGCAGGGTCCGGGCCAGCCGTACCCCGGGCAGCCCGCACCCGGCCAGCCCTACCCGCCCCAGGCCCCGCAGCCCCAGCCCTACCCGCCCCAGCGGCAACCGCAGCCGGGACAGCAGCCCTACCCCCCGCAGCCGGGACAGCCGTACCCCGGCCAGCCCTATCCCCAGGGCCAGCCCCCGCAGCAGCCGTAGCGGCATGACGAAAGGGCGGCCGGTGCTCCACGCACCGGCCGCCCTTCGCTGTCGTATCGAAGCCCTACGGCTCGAAACCCTCGGCGGCTGACCCTCCCGAACCCTCGGCGGCTAACCCTCCGCCGCCACGATCTCCTTGCACCGCTTCACATCCGCCGCCATCTGCTCCAGCAGAGCCTCCAGCGAGTCGAACTTCGCCTGGCCGCGGACGTAGGCGAGGAAGTCGACGGCGACGTGCAGGCCGTACAGGTCGAGGCCGACGCGGTCGATGGCGTACGCCTCCACCGTGCGCTCGGTGCCGTCGAACTGCGGGTTCGTGCCCACCGAGATCGCGGCCGGCATGATCTCGCCCTGCGCGTGCAGATAACCGGCGTACACACCGTCGGCGGGGATGGCGGTGTGCGGCAGCGTCTCGACGTTCGCCGTGGGGAAGCCCAGCTCCCGGCCGCGCTGCGCGCCGCGCACCACGACGCCCTCCACCCGGTGCGGGCGGCCCAGGATCTCGCGGGCGCCCTCGACATCGCCCTCGGCGACCAGACGCCGGGTCAGGGTCGAGGAGAACGGCTGGCCGCCGCCCGCCGCGCCGGACACGTACAGGTCGACGACCTCGACCTCGAAGTCGTAGACCTTGCCCTGCTCGGCGAGGAACTCGACGTTTCCGGCCGCCTTGTGGCCGAAGCGGAAGTTCGGGCCCTCCACGACCGCCTTGGCGTGCAGCTTGTCCACCAGGACTTTCACCACGAAGTCGGCGGCCGACAGCTTGGAGAACTCGCTGGTGAAGGGGAGGATCAGCACCGCGTCGACGCCCAGTTCGGCCATCAGCTCGCAGCGGCGGTGGTGCGGGGCGAGCAGCGGCGGGTGGCTGCCGGGGCGCACGACCTCGCTGGGGTGCGGGTCGAAGGTGACGACGACGGCCGGGACGCCCAGTTCGCGGGCGCGGTCGACGGCGTGCTTGACGATCAGCTGGTGACCTCGGTGGACACCGTCGTAGGAACCGATGGTGACGACGCTGCGCCCCCAGTCCTCGGGGATGTCCTCCAAGCCACGCCAGCGCTGCACTGTGACCGCTCCTCGAACCCGTGTCCGTGTCTACCTTGACGATTGTGCAGGTCTAAGGGTGCCATGCCGGGTGCCCGGGGCCCGCATCGGCCGGGGCGCTGTGACCGGGCGCACGTCGCCCCGGCAGCTCAGGGGCGGTGTCAGGCCGGTACCCGCGCGCCCCCGAGGTTCTCCAGGGTGCGGCGGGTGCTCGGGCCCACCACGGCGGCCCAGTCGTCCGGGGTGTCGGCGAACCAGCGGTTCATCCGGGTGGCGAAGCCGGGGACGTGCCGGCCGAGGTCGACCAGGGCGCGGTCGAAGCGGGTGGCACCCTCGGGGGTGCGGCCCAGGAGCAGTCCGGTGCGGTGCACGAGGGCGCGGACGTCGTCCGCCGGACCGGTGTCCGAGGCCGCCGCGTGCAGGACGGCGACCAGCACGGACGGCTCCTGTTCACGGGCGAGCAGGAAGTCCAGGAGTCCGGCGCGCGGCGAGCCGGGGGCGCGCGTGCCGGGGCCGGTCCGCGGCACGCCGCAGGCGCGGGTGTCGGCGGCGGCGAGGACGGTGGCCAGGGCGGCCCGCAGTGGTTCGGGGCCGTCCCGGAGCAGCCCGGTGACCAGGGGGAACAGGACCGGGCGGGCGACGGGGCCATGGGCCAGGCGGTGGTCGACGGCGGTGGCGATGCGGCCGGCGGTCTCCGGGTGCGGGCGCGCCGCCTCCCGCAGCAGGGTCGCGGCGGCGCGGGCGAGGGCCGGGGTGGTGACGTCGTCGAGGAGGCGGCGCAGGCAGTCCGCCGCCTCCCGGTGCGGGCCGCGCAGCCGGGTCCGGAAGGCGTCGAGGACCGGGTCCGGGTGGCTGGTCAGGGCGGGCAGCAGGGCGGTGGCGGGGACGAGCGGGTCGCCGTCGGCGAAGTGGCGCAGCGCCTCGGCCAGGTGCCGTTCGCGGGTGCCCGGGGAGCCGGCCAGGAGGGCGTGGGCGCCGCCGTGCAGGGCGTGGTCGGCGGGGCGGGCGAGCACGGCCCGCGCGGCGCGGCACAGCAGCTCGCGGTCGGCGGGCGCCCGCAGATGCGGGGCGGCGCGCAGCGCGAGCGTCATGGCGGCCGGGTACCGGGCCGTGCGCCGCTCGTCGTGCGCCCAGCGGTGCACGGCCCGGCACAGCGCCGCCGGCTCCTCCTCGGCGAGCACGGTGAGCAGCTCCTGCGCGTGCCGGTGACCGCTCGCGGCCAGCGCCTCCGTGAGCGCGTCCAGCGCGCCGTGCCGATGGGTGTGCAGCAGGGCCTGCGCGGCGGTCGCCACGGTGGCGTGCGGGGCCGCGGGCAACGGCCGCTCGTCCTCGAACCACCGTGTCAGACAGGGCTGTACGGCATCGGGGGCGGCGGCCAGCAGCCGGGCCACGGCGTCGAGGTACCGCTCGCCCGGCGCGCCCGCGCCCGGATCGGCGAGGACGAGGCGGCGCAGCAGGTCCAGGCGCTCGGCGGCGGGTACGGGCAGGCCGGTCCAGAAGGCGGGCCCGAACTCCTCGGGCACCGGCCGCAGTTCGCGCCGCCAGGCGACGACGCGCTCGGCGAGCAGCCGCAGCACCTCGGTGTACGGCGTCGCGTCCGGCACCCTCTCCAGGGTTCCGGCGAGCAGCCGGGCGGCCCACCAGGAGCCGGTGTCCAGGTCCAGCGCGTCCACCAACTCGCGGAGCTGAAAGGCGAGTTGTCGAGAGCCCTGGCGGCGGCCGAGGTGCAGCAGGGCCTGCACGACGGGGCCGACGCGATGGCGCGGCACCGGCGGCGCGTCCTTTTCCGTCCCGGCCTCCCGGGCGCGGTGCACCAGGGTGTGCACGGCCTCGTCCAGGTCGAGGTGCAGGCCCTGGAGCCAGTCGGCCAGTTCCTCGTGGGCGAAGCGGTAGCCGCGCCCGGCGGGCACGAGCAGGCCCTCGGCGAGCACGGCGGAGGCCCAGCCGGTGCCGCCGCCGAGCCGCTCGGGGGCCGGTCCCCAGGGGAACACCGCCTCGAAGGACGCCCGGTCCAGCTCGCCCTGCCCCGGTCCGAGGCTGAGCCGGGCGGCCTCGTGCACCTGCCCGGCGACCCGGGCGGCGAGCCGTCGTACGGCCGTGCCGCGCAGCCCCCGCTCGGCGGCGAGCCGCACCGCGACGCGCAGGCACATCAGATCGAGGTGGGCCGCGAACACCTCGTGCCGG is a genomic window of Streptomyces sp. WP-1 containing:
- a CDS encoding trypsin-like peptidase domain-containing protein → MTAGDPRTGGARGVTAHGTGDMADAAGSAPARADGARGARVLTTPRPHPQGALGTRRTDPAPLADPRTTDPLVHIEDPAGRPRGTGFLADHQGTLLTSHEAVDGLDRLVLRAGDRTRVVGAEDVTGLPDRNLALVRAEGLDVPPLPLSAREDVAAGTYVRIAAGCWREARVLAAAEVSYGRHLIGDALELAIGTAGRDALRPGGGAAGGPVVDAGTGAVLGVLGTVLHAPHRDAGFAVPPRAATGPLAELLARNAATVPAYGADLNLAGVLELTATSVGQDGPPRALVQPVERAAVAAESAGFMDGERCVLGLVGAPGSGRTTELAALAARRARTAQPTLWLRGADLEEGDDSVADAARRALARAARIVAAARRLDLPDLGDLTPEHLTARTGRPLLLLLDGPEEMPPALARRLPEWTEGTVGWLRETGARLVVACREEYWEQAGFPATDVQAVALGGLDAGEAETARARYGIPEGLLTARDARHPLTLRLLSEVWAVLRSTRFAAPVDRHEVFAAHLDLMCLRVAVRLAAERGLRGTAVRRLAARVAGQVHEAARLSLGPGQGELDRASFEAVFPWGPAPERLGGGTGWASAVLAEGLLVPAGRGYRFAHEELADWLQGLHLDLDEAVHTLVHRAREAGTEKDAPPVPRHRVGPVVQALLHLGRRQGSRQLAFQLRELVDALDLDTGSWWAARLLAGTLERVPDATPYTEVLRLLAERVVAWRRELRPVPEEFGPAFWTGLPVPAAERLDLLRRLVLADPGAGAPGERYLDAVARLLAAAPDAVQPCLTRWFEDERPLPAAPHATVATAAQALLHTHRHGALDALTEALAASGHRHAQELLTVLAEEEPAALCRAVHRWAHDERRTARYPAAMTLALRAAPHLRAPADRELLCRAARAVLARPADHALHGGAHALLAGSPGTRERHLAEALRHFADGDPLVPATALLPALTSHPDPVLDAFRTRLRGPHREAADCLRRLLDDVTTPALARAAATLLREAARPHPETAGRIATAVDHRLAHGPVARPVLFPLVTGLLRDGPEPLRAALATVLAAADTRACGVPRTGPGTRAPGSPRAGLLDFLLAREQEPSVLVAVLHAAASDTGPADDVRALVHRTGLLLGRTPEGATRFDRALVDLGRHVPGFATRMNRWFADTPDDWAAVVGPSTRRTLENLGGARVPA
- a CDS encoding bifunctional riboflavin kinase/FAD synthetase; its protein translation is MQRWRGLEDIPEDWGRSVVTIGSYDGVHRGHQLIVKHAVDRARELGVPAVVVTFDPHPSEVVRPGSHPPLLAPHHRRCELMAELGVDAVLILPFTSEFSKLSAADFVVKVLVDKLHAKAVVEGPNFRFGHKAAGNVEFLAEQGKVYDFEVEVVDLYVSGAAGGGQPFSSTLTRRLVAEGDVEGAREILGRPHRVEGVVVRGAQRGRELGFPTANVETLPHTAIPADGVYAGYLHAQGEIMPAAISVGTNPQFDGTERTVEAYAIDRVGLDLYGLHVAVDFLAYVRGQAKFDSLEALLEQMAADVKRCKEIVAAEG
- a CDS encoding SCO5717 family growth-regulating ATPase, with protein sequence MSSDRDGMRGGWATPGDDQPDAEAVETTGEFTIDYAPPAWYTQNASGPGGSGGSVGGAGGVHGAQGGTDGAGAPGGAGTSGASGLPPFASPGGTGAPGPDAGMMPPPVGAQPVGAPPVGGQPVGTPPQGTPFAPPMPPPVPPQAPAQPPQSFGDSVPMPRLPDGFELQQPPQPQVQAAQPAQPEVASVAPPAVEPESGNGDLESGATMRFSAVALKREMAEIAEQAAAMQKAAAESEAEGQGKDVEAGAGAESGAGAEGSEGSASAESGAGAGAGAEQGEREGEAESSASPENSGTDGDGNADTDADSSLTDDGASDSVDTADAADADPSPEGSAREEPAPAAAPEGSQEAAPQNAVPQSAAPQGTVPQNAAPQDPVAQPAPPAPQDFPAAWPPPPAPQSGLPPLPPSYQPAAPAPAAQWPAPQQPLPPQAVPQQPMPQQAGPQQPAPQQPGPMQGQQPPFQPQAPQPAPAVWNQPNQPGQPPQPQPQSQPHHPGMPVPPAQPGPRGVPQPNQAGGYGFPPPPAPHQPQPPVAAPNAPAPSPDSGYGFPHPQPDNPPQQGGYGFPQQGRQPQPQPQAQPDAPQPPVDPRAGAAWPQAIQHDQRQPTNPGAAPLGYTAAVELSSDRLLNNRRQKAKSGRPTAAGSRFKLGGKREEAERQRKLELIRTPVLSCYRIAVISLKGGVGKTTTTTALGSTLATERQDKILAIDANPDAGTLGRRVRRETGATIRDLVQAIPYLNSYMDIRRFTSQAPSGLEIIANDVDPAVSTTFNDEDYRRAIDVLGRQYPIILTDSGTGLLYSAMRGVLDLADQLIIISTPSVDGASSASTTLDWLAAHGYSDLVSRSLTVISGVRETGKMIKVEDIVSHFETRTRGVVVVPFDEHLAAGAEVDLDMMRPRTREAYFNLAAMIAEDFVRHQQAHGLWTSDGNPPPVAAPPMPGQQQMPGQGQPYPQTPGQPYPQAPGQQYPQGPGQPYPGQPAPGQPYPPQAPQPQPYPPQRQPQPGQQPYPPQPGQPYPGQPYPQGQPPQQP